A genomic region of Pogona vitticeps strain Pit_001003342236 chromosome 15, PviZW2.1, whole genome shotgun sequence contains the following coding sequences:
- the KCNJ10 gene encoding ATP-sensitive inward rectifier potassium channel 10, with amino-acid sequence MTSATKVYYSQTTQTDSRPLIGSTLRKRRVMTKDGRSNVRMEHIADKRFLYLKDLWTTFIDMQWRYKLILFSASFAGTWFLFGVIWYLVAVLHGDLLEFDPPANHTPCVMQVHTLTGAFLFSLESQTTIGYGFRYISEECPLAIILLISQLVLTTIMEIFITGTFLAKIARPKKRAETIKFSQHAVVAQHNGKTCLMIRVANMRKSLLIGCQVTGKLLQTYLTKEGENVRLNQVNVDFQVDTSSDSPFLILPLTFYHIVNENSPFWDLALRTGEGDFELVVILSGTVESTSATCQVRTSYLPEEILWGYEFTPVISLSASGKYVADFSLFEQVVKVSPPCCLHETVRFGDPEKLKLEESFREKGERDSTPLSVRISNV; translated from the coding sequence ATGACTTCTGCCACCAAGGTGTATTACAGCCAGACCACCCAGACCGACAGCCGCCCCCTGATTGGCTCCACCCTGCGCAAGAGGAGGGTCATGACGAAGGATGGGCGGAGCAACGTGCGCATGGAGCACATCGCGGACAAGAGGTTCCTCTACTTGAAGGACCTGTGGACCACCTTCATCGACATGCAGTGGCGCTACAAGCTGATCCTCTTCTCGGCCTCCTTCGCCGGGACGTGGTTCCTCTTTGGGGTCATCTGGTACCTGGTGGCCGTCCTGCACGGGGACCTGCTGGAGTTCGACCCCCCGGCCAACCACACGCCGTGTGTCATGCAGGTCCACACCTTGACGGgagccttcctcttctccctggAGTCCCAGACCACCATCGGCTACGGCTTCCGGTACATCAGCGAGGAGTGCCCGCTGGCCATCATCCTGCTCATCAGCCAGCTGGTCCTCACCACCATCATGGAGATCTTCATCACAGGCACCTTCTTGGCCAAGATTGCCCGGCCCAAAAAGAGAGCAGAGACCATTAAATTCAGCCAGCATGCGGTGGTGGCTCAGCACAACGGCAAGACCTGCCTGATGATCCGAGTGGCCAACATGCGCAAGAGCCTCCTCATCGGCTGCCAAGTCACCGGGAAGCTGCTCCAGAcctacctcaccaaggaaggaGAGAACGTCCGGCTGAACCAGGTCAACGTGGACTTCCAGGTGGACACGTCTTCCGACAGCCCTTTCCTCATCCTGCCCCTGACCTTTTACCACATTGTGAATGAAAACAGCCCCTTCTGGGACCTGGCTTTGCGGACAGGAGAAGGAGACTTTGAACTTGTGGTCATCCTCAGTGGCACTGTAGAATCCACCAGTGCCACGTGCCAAGTTCGGACCTCCTACCTCCCCGAGGAGATCCTCTGGGGCTACGAATTTACCCCGGTCATTTCTCTCTCGGCCAGTGGGAAGTACGTGGCTGACTTCAGTCTGTTTGAGCAAGTGGTCAAAGTGTCCCCTCCTTGCTGTCTCCATGAAACCGTGCGGTTTGGTGACCCAGAGAAGCTGAAGTTGGAGGAATCCTTTCgggagaaaggggagagggaCAGCACCCCCTTGAGTGTCCGGATCAGCAACGTTTGA
- the LOC110081553 gene encoding uncharacterized protein LOC110081553 has protein sequence MGSCRPTFFVLFLFVFQVARAVDPSTNLSCNLTSSVDLKTGLPKGANFTVLTLHSLSRKKVVALLQANTPLQILDLHYSKRVTFVKETGAFRIHNLSLADGGTYDIYRQTSDDSTETLKTYTLFVFDINITATSLANRSCSLDLLCQAGVGTRASRERYTWKKTASGETLSQEPRLHLVMHPENSRDSYTCTAQDGVSQGAWDVIPYPQCSHSGATGHLLSGLPRLSCLLSAGLVALVVLL, from the exons ATGGGTTCTTGCCGCCCCACCTTCTTCGTCCTTTTCCTCTTCGTCTTCCAAGTTGCAA GAGCTGTGGATCCCTCCACGAATCTCAGCTGTAATTTGACGAGCTCTGTGGATCTTAAGACAGGACTTCCCAAAGGGGCCAATTTCACAGTCCTCACTTTGCATTCCCTCTCGAGGAAGAAGGTCGTGGCTCTCTTGCAGGCCAACACGCCTCTCCAGATCTTGGACCTCCATTACTCCAAAAGAGTCACCTTCGTGAAAGAGACTGGCGCCTTCCGCATCCATAACCTGAGCCTGGCGGATGGGGGGACCTACGACATTTATAGGCAGACCTCGGATGATTCCACAGAAACATTGAAGACATACACACTGTTTGtgtttg ACATCAACATCACGGCAACCTCGCTGGCGAACCGTTCTTGCAGCCTGGATTTGCTCTGTCAGGCGGGCGTGGGGACGAGAGCGAGCAGAGAGAGGTACACCTGGAAGAAGACGGCCTCGGGGGAGACCTTGTCCCAGGAACCCCGACTCCACCTCGTCATGCACCCCGAGAACAGCCGAGACTCTTACACGTGCACCGCCCAGGATGGCGTCTCTCAGGGCGCGTGGGACGTCATTCCCTACCCGCAGTGCAGTCACTCTGGGGCTACAG GGCATTTGCTGTCTGGCCTGCCAAGGTTGTCCTGCCTTCTCAGCGCTGGGCTGGTTGCCCTCGTGGTGCTGCTGTGA